A window from Limosilactobacillus panis encodes these proteins:
- a CDS encoding ParA family protein, whose protein sequence is MPAILYGNMKGGVGKTTNSVMTAYQLAKLGYKTLVCDLDPQANATQLLRRTYGLQHGSNLQIDKTMMVALMDENIKPAIVNIMDNLYLLPSSEDFKNYPDFLEMKFMLDNEKIQAGDSNMLQSEMSKVKEQRIAYFAQQLAKVRDEYDFIIIDVPPTLSIFTDSAIYATDFVIIVLQTQQRSLDGAEIFFEYLQQMYNDYANVDFDILGVLAVLLKNNAGLDSQILKDAETDFGKDMLFDQIIRHMERLKRYDRTGIAEKGLTKYDMHDTRLHYIYNTLTKEIVSRLKDKGVELK, encoded by the coding sequence ATGCCAGCAATTCTTTACGGCAATATGAAGGGTGGAGTCGGCAAGACAACCAACAGCGTTATGACGGCTTACCAACTTGCCAAACTGGGCTACAAGACGCTCGTATGCGACCTGGACCCCCAGGCCAATGCTACCCAACTGCTGCGGCGGACCTATGGCTTACAACATGGATCCAATTTACAGATCGACAAAACCATGATGGTCGCGCTGATGGACGAGAACATCAAGCCCGCTATCGTCAACATCATGGACAATCTTTACCTGTTACCATCCTCCGAGGATTTTAAGAACTACCCAGATTTCCTTGAAATGAAGTTCATGCTGGATAATGAAAAAATCCAGGCGGGTGATAGCAATATGCTGCAAAGCGAGATGAGCAAGGTTAAGGAACAACGAATCGCCTACTTCGCCCAGCAACTCGCCAAAGTGCGTGATGAGTACGACTTCATCATTATCGACGTACCACCGACGCTTTCCATCTTTACTGACTCCGCTATTTACGCGACTGACTTTGTTATCATCGTCCTCCAGACGCAACAACGGTCACTGGATGGTGCCGAGATTTTCTTTGAGTACCTCCAGCAGATGTACAACGACTACGCAAACGTCGACTTTGATATTCTTGGTGTCCTAGCCGTTCTGCTGAAGAACAACGCAGGCCTTGATAGTCAAATCTTGAAAGACGCGGAAACAGACTTCGGTAAGGATATGCTCTTTGACCAGATCATTCGACACATGGAGCGACTCAAGCGTTATGACCGAACTGGGATCGCCGAGAAGGGCTTGACCAAGTACGACATGCACGATACTCGGCTGCATTATATTTACAACACGCTGACGAAGGAAATCGTCTCACGCTTAAAGGACAAAGGGGT